A genomic window from Lycium barbarum isolate Lr01 chromosome 4, ASM1917538v2, whole genome shotgun sequence includes:
- the LOC132636993 gene encoding uncharacterized protein LOC132636993 has translation MAASAQRSTGPVLRSLSPAGRFYSTTSRKTSSFGTSVSASSSIRFPLDRTETTSQNRSFSVTNRQKTEKKTTCMCSPTNHPGSFRCSMHKKMDHVRTRSSSTSHQTASNSIRLHMRRSAMTNSLVRIGTVEGELVKRALAALIRPSSHQQRRRADFQRRPSRLSLIS, from the coding sequence ATGGCAGCTTCTGCTCAGCGATCAACCGGACCAGTACTCCGTTCACTTTCACCAGCCGGTAGATTCTACTCAACGACGTCTAGAAAAACGTCATCGTTTGGAACGTCAGTTTCTGCATCATCATCAATCCGGTTCCCTCTAGACCGTACTGAAACAACTTCACAAAACCGGTCTTTTTCTGTTACGAACAGACAAAAAACTGAGAAAAAGACGACGTGTATGTGTTCACCTACGAATCATCCAGGTTCGTTTAGGTGTAGTATGCATAAGAAAATGGATCATGTTCGAACAAGGAGTAGTAGTACTAGTCATCAAACTGCGTCGAATTCGATTAGATTGCATATGAGGAGATCAGCGATGACAAATTCGTTAGTGAGAATTGGAACTGTTGAAGGTGAGCTTGTTAAGAGAGCTTTGGCGGCTTTGATTAGACCGTCATCTCATCAACAACGCCGCCGTGCTGATTTCCAGCGACGACCTAGTCGGCTCTCCCTTATATCTTGA